In Miscanthus floridulus cultivar M001 chromosome 8, ASM1932011v1, whole genome shotgun sequence, the sequence catagaaatggtttcttcatgaagaaaccaggtctacttttgacccaatgcaccaagaaaccatgaaatcgccattggggagaaaccaccagtttctagagaGCTCGTGTTGCACTtccattggaggaaaagatagagttgggagagagaaaaagaaaatagttattactcatagaaaccatgggttggaaagtagtacttttttggtgcggtatcctatgttatagaaattactagtttttttcattgggactgcccttaggaACTATTTCTTCAGTTAACCTGATTCATATTTGTTCCAAACCCTCTCTCCTAATTCACTTCCTGTTTAAGGTAAGCCATTTTTACTAACAGCATTGGAGACTTAGGAGTTTTCACATGGTAACCTTTGGATTGAAAATAATTtggttcttcttgcccctctctACTGAAACCAGTACCATTGCCAGATCTTATGATGCTAACTTAGTGCCCATGCTTAATGTTTTGGTTTAAATTAGGAAGAATTAAACAATTCTTTGTGGCAATATGGACAATGCAACCTATATTTGTCACATGAATATGTTCAATCCTCTCATCTTTTGTTGAATATTTACGCCTTATTCCTAGTCATTATTTCATACCTTTATTTCTTTCACAAGACAAGATTAGATTCACGTGTTGGTATGATTGGGGTTTTTTTCCCCTGTGTAGTTCCTGTTTTTTATTTTGTCATAACAAGTCAACTATGTTTTATTGCAGTCCTAAAAAACTAGACTTCCGTGGATATACGTTGCCTAAAGATGTATTAAGTATAGTTCCTTCAGGTGTGAACAATACTGCAAGCCATCTTCTAAAATGTTGCCTATGTATCATTGTGCGCAGAATACTATGTTACCAGTATCATACATATCATCTAAGGACTAATAATGATCTGAATATTGTATCAGGCTTTATGCAAACTATTTGCAGGTTAAAGTCCCATGGCTATCCCATTCCACCACCACTTGTGCTCGAATGTAAGTGTTGCTTTTGATATTGCTGTCATCTCCCTTGGCCTTTTTGTAGTTCAATTCTGATCTTCGTTCTTTAACTAGTCAATGGGCAATTGCTTAATCATTTTGAAGAATGCTTTGGTGAATTACTTCCTTGGAAAGGGTTTCCCTATGGTGATCCACCCGGTGGCTCTGAGGAGTGTGTCTGGAATCAACTTACAAAAGAAGTTGTGACAGATGTATCCCGTCGTGTTGTCTCACTTGCTTCATTCAATGGTGATTTTCCCAGCTGTGTGCTCCTTACTTTTCTGTGCTAGTATTTTATCTTCACTAACTAATGACTAAACTTATAATGTGTAGGGTATGTGAGATCTTTTGCATGCACAGGCTTGCTTATAAAGCATGGAAGCAAAGCTAAGCACACTGTCATCCTGACTTCAGCCAGTTTAGTTAGAGGTCGTTGTAATGAGGATAGCATTGATAATAGCTTGACGGTTGGTGCTCCTTAGTCCTTATCATTACTTTTGGTCTTTTAAGTTTAATGATGGTTTGCTGAGCTCACTTTCTCATTGCAGATTGAGGTGTTTCTCCCACCGAATCAACGTGCTGGTGGGACATTGGAATTTTATAATTTAGACTATAACATTGCTATTGTCAGTCTCAAGAAGAATTTCAATGCTATTTGTCCAGACGACATCTTCACTCAAAGTGCACAAAACTCATCTAAAAAGGTTGTAGCTATAGGGCGTGATGCTAAATTTGGTATATTAATGGCCGCAAGTGGTGAAATGAAGCGTGGAAACAAGGGTTGCAAACTTGATTGCAAAGATGTTCAGCTGTCTACTTGTAAAATCAAGAAGGTACTGTGGTGAATCTCTCTTACTGTTCTTTTATATGGTAACTTAATCATACTGCATGTACTGAACTCATTAGGAATTATTACAAGTTTTCCAGTAACCTTGGGCCTTTTTTTTTAAACTAGGCTGGGATTGGAGGCCCGCTTATTAATCTTGATGGGAGTTTTGTTGGCATGAACTTCTACGATGGAAGTGGTGTAACTCCTTTCTTACCAAGGCACAAGATTGTCGAAGTTCTAAGTGGAGCGGATTCTTTACCATCAGAATGGTATTATTTTCATCTCGATGCTAACTGGTAGGCATGACACTTATGTTACAAACTTTGATATTTTTTTGTTTGATGACAGTGGatataaccatcctatgcctgtCAATGTTATTGGTGAGACAAAGAAGGGGATTCAGAAAAACAGGTATTTCTTTCTGTTTTCGCATTGCCACGTGTTTCTGTTTGCTTAGACTATTTTATTCAACACCCAACTTACATTGGGACAAAAACATATTGGATGACAGGTGGCCGGTGCCCGAGCCATATTGGTATCATGGCGCACTTGATGTGAGTGTTCATGATCTAGGCAAGCATATTGGGCGGCGTCTTAATTAGACATCGCACTGCTGGAGTATCTAATGGACCTTGTTGTGCTCATCTAGCTAGTATCTAACAAACCTTAATTTGGTGCTGTTGCCGT encodes:
- the LOC136470804 gene encoding uncharacterized protein isoform X2, producing MRERKAANEVYRNFEENLCAIAVQRFGEPFRDREVNVAFEERSFGHIVKPGDKMLFACSGIPIPHGRTSQSLTRFVTSAHLVTQFNENRNKDDELRVAVRLPNNTATDGFLGLYDKDIAIVTCLGFLGVRPIDLDHKAKPFPGDSLKAAGRAFNSGSLMAMRGSLYQKRPLEHLNTWVSDSQDISKAVLGGPLLGCDNKILGINLDIYDPGDAILRYTFLPMDLLCKRLKHFQILNPKKLDFRGYTLPKDVLSIVPSGFMQTICRLKSHGYPIPPPLVLEFNGQLLNHFEECFGELLPWKGFPYGDPPGGSEECVWNQLTKEVVTDVSRRVVSLASFNGYVRSFACTGLLIKHGSKAKHTVILTSASLVRGRCNEDSIDNSLTIEVFLPPNQRAGGTLEFYNLDYNIAIVSLKKNFNAICPDDIFTQSAQNSSKKVVAIGRDAKFGILMAASGEMKRGNKGCKLDCKDVQLSTCKIKKAGIGGPLINLDGSFVGMNFYDGSGVTPFLPRHKIVEVLSGADSLPSECGYNHPMPVNVIGETKKGIQKNRWPVPEPYWYHGALDVSVHDLGKHIGRRLN
- the LOC136470804 gene encoding uncharacterized protein isoform X1, translated to MRERKAANEVYRNFEENLCAIAVQRFGEPFRDREVNVAFEERSFGHIVKPGEITCPISTNYAVDLSSLVVSIALFDGDKMLFACSGIPIPHGRTSQSLTRFVTSAHLVTQFNENRNKDDELRVAVRLPNNTATDGFLGLYDKDIAIVTCLGFLGVRPIDLDHKAKPFPGDSLKAAGRAFNSGSLMAMRGSLYQKRPLEHLNTWVSDSQDISKAVLGGPLLGCDNKILGINLDIYDPGDAILRYTFLPMDLLCKRLKHFQILNPKKLDFRGYTLPKDVLSIVPSGFMQTICRLKSHGYPIPPPLVLEFNGQLLNHFEECFGELLPWKGFPYGDPPGGSEECVWNQLTKEVVTDVSRRVVSLASFNGYVRSFACTGLLIKHGSKAKHTVILTSASLVRGRCNEDSIDNSLTIEVFLPPNQRAGGTLEFYNLDYNIAIVSLKKNFNAICPDDIFTQSAQNSSKKVVAIGRDAKFGILMAASGEMKRGNKGCKLDCKDVQLSTCKIKKAGIGGPLINLDGSFVGMNFYDGSGVTPFLPRHKIVEVLSGADSLPSECGYNHPMPVNVIGETKKGIQKNRWPVPEPYWYHGALDVSVHDLGKHIGRRLN